A genomic stretch from Microcebus murinus isolate Inina chromosome 11, M.murinus_Inina_mat1.0, whole genome shotgun sequence includes:
- the SNCAIP gene encoding synphilin-1 isoform X3: MQEQGISLDEVDQDGNSAVHVASQHGYLGCIQTLVEYGANVTVQNHAGEKPSQSAERQGHTLCSRYLVVVETCMSLASQVVKLTKQLKEQTVERVTLQNQLQQLLEAQKSEGKSLPSSPSSPSSPASRKSQWKSPDADDESVAKHKPGVQEGIQVLGSLSASSRARARAKDEDSDKILRQLLGKEISENVCTQEKLSLEFQDVQASSRNSKKLPLEKRELKLARLRQLMQRSLSESDTDSNNSEDPKNTPVRKADRPRPQPIVESVESMDSAESLHLMIKKHTLTSGRRFPFSIKASKSLDGHSPSPTSESSEPDLESQYAGSGSTPASQASGDPSQTSPDGAAAQKVATSPKSALKSPSSKRRTSQNLKLRVTFEEPVVQMEQPGLELSGEKDKDRGRIPHRASAGTESGDQLKRPFGTFRSIMETLSGNQNNNNNYQAASQLKTSTLPLTSLGRKTTDAKGNPASSASKGKNKAEMYSSCINLSSNTLTGERLHNSARHNDINRKMKKSCSIKHIAEPESKELFL, encoded by the exons ATGCAAGAGCAGGGCATCTCATTGGATGAAGTGGACCAGGATGGCAACAGCGCCGTCCACGTCGCCTCTCAGCACGGCTACCTTGGGTGCATACAG ACCTTAGTGGAATACGGAGCCAACGTCACCGTGCAGAACCACGCCGGGGAGAAGCCCTCCCAGAGCGCCGAGCGGCAGGGGCACACCCTGTGCTCCAGGTACCTGGTGGTGGTGGAGACCTGCATGTCGCTGGCCTCGCAGGTGGTGAAGCTAACCAAGCAGCTGAAGGA ACAGACAGTGGAACGTGTCACGCTGCAGAACCAACTCCAACAGCTTCTAGAAGCCCAGAAATCAGAGGGCAAATCACTCCCTTCTTCACCCAG TTCACCATCCTCACCTGCTTCGAGAAAGTCCCAGTGGAAATCTCCAGATGCAGACGATGAGTCTGTAGCCAAACACAAACCAGGAGTCCAAGAAGGGATTCAGGTTCTTGGAAGCCTGTCAGCATCCAGCCGGGCTAGGGCCAGAGCAAAAGACGAAGATTCTGATAAAATCCTACGCCAGTTATTGGGGAAAGAAATCTCAGAGAATGTCTGCACCCAGGAAAAGCTGTCCTTGGAGTTCCAGGATGTTCAGGCTTCCTCTAGAAATTCCAAAAAGCTCCCTCTGGAGAAGAGGGAACTGAAGTTAGCCAGGCTGAGGCAGCTGATGCAGAGGTCGCTGAGCGAGTCCGACACGGACTCCAACAACTCCGAGGACCCCAAGAACACCCCTGTGAGAAAAGCTGACAGGCCCAGGCCGCAGCCCATTGTAGAAAGCGTGGAGAGTATGGACAGCGCAGAAAGCCTGCACCTGATGATCAAGAAACACACCTTGACATCAGGACGCAGGTTTCCTTTTAGTATCAAGGCCTCCAAATCCCTGGACGGCCATAGCCCGTCTCCCACCTCAGAGAGCAGCGAACCAGACTTGGAATCCCAGTACGCGGGCTCGGGGAGCACTCCTGCAAGCCAGGCCTCGGGGGACCCCTCTCAGACCAGCCCTGACGGCGCTGCTGCCCAGAAAGTTGCCACAAGTCCCAAGAGTGCCCTCAAGTCTCCATCTTCCAAGCGCCGGACGTCTCAGAACTTAAAACTCAGAGTTACCTTTGAGGAGCCTGTGGTGCAAATGGAGCAGCCAGGCCTCGAACTCAGCggagaaaaagataaagacagGGGCAGGATTCCCCACCGGGCCTCCGCAGGCACCGAGTCGGGGGATCAGCTGAAAAGGCCCTTTGGGACCTTTCGCTCCATCATGGAGACACTGAGTGGCAACCAGAACAATAACAATAACTATCAGGCAGCCAGCCAGCTGAAGACCTCCACGCTGCCCCTGACCTCGCTCGGAAGGAAGACGACAGACGCCAAGGGAAACCCTGCGAGCTCTGCTAGCAAAGGGAAGAACAAGGCA GAGATGTACAGCAGCTGCATCAATCTTTCCTCTAACACGCTGACCGGGGAGCGTCTGCATAACTCTGCACG GCATAATGacatcaatagaaaaatgaagaaatcctGCAGCATAAAGCACATTGCTGAGCCAGAGTCAAAAGAACTCTTCTTATAA